The following nucleotide sequence is from Streptomyces bathyalis.
GCGTCGCCGGGTGTTGTACGGGCCGCTGCCCGTAGCCCCGGCGCGCACGGAGGCGTTGGACCTCACATCTTCGTCGACGACGTGAGGCGCGCATGGGCGGCACGAACGGCAAGCAGACCGGCAAGAGGAACGACGACCGGCCCTCCATCTGGGTCGGCTACGGAAAGCTGCTGAAGCTCTTCCGCGAGAACGCCCGGCTGACACAGGAGGAGTTGGCCGAACGGATCAGTTACTCGCACGAGTCGGTCGCATCGGTCGAGCAGGGCCGCCGTCCGGCGAAAGCGCCCTTCACCGCTGCGGCTGAGCGGGTGCTGGAGGCGGGCGGTGCGCTGCACGTCCTCCAGGAGGAGGTGGATTTCGCCAAACTCCCGGCGTTCTTCCGGGACTTCGTCCTGATCGAGATGGAGGCGGTGAGCCGCAGCTCGTACGACCCGCAACTCGTTCCGGGGCTACTGCAGACCGAGGACTACGCACGTACCGTGTTCGAGGGCAGATGCCCTCCCCTTGAGGACGAGGTCGTCGAACAGCACGTCGACGCCCGGCTGAACAGGCAGCGGCTCCTAACGAAGCGCCCGGCCGTCAACTTCTCCTTCGTCATCGAGGAGGCGGCGCTGCGCAATCCACTCGGGACTCCGGAAAGCATGCGGCATCAGATCGATCATCTTCTGACGCAGGGCCGGTTGCGCAACGTGGAGATCCAGGTCATGCCTCTGGGGCGCGGCTTCCACCCCGGGCTCAACGGGCCCATGGTGCTCATCGAGACGGGAGAGCATCAGCACTTCGGCTACTTCGAATCGCAGGGCATCGGTCACGTCGTCAGCGACCGCGCGCACGTGAGTACGTTCTCTCTCCGGTATGGCAAGCTGCGCTCGATGGCCCTGAACATCAGGGAGTCGACGGCATTCATCGAGCAGCTTGCGGGAGAGCTATGAACACCGAGCAGCACAAGGCCGGTTCCGGCGAGCTGCGCTGGTTCAAGAGCAGCCACAGCGGTTCGGACGGCGGTGACTGCCTCGAGGTCGCGGCCGGTGCGGGCACCGTGCACGTGAGGGACTCGAAGTGCGCGCAGGGGCCGGTGCTTTCGGTTCCGTCGCAGCAGTGGACGACCTTCGTCGGGTTCGTCGCGGACGCTGCCCGCCGCTGAGGACGGGGCGGGCCCTCAGCCGTCGCCCTCGCGCCGGATCTTGTCGAGGTCCTTGGCCGACTGGTCGAGGAGGGCCCGCATGGCCGCCTCCGCCCCGTCGGCGTCGCGCGCCCGTACCGCGTCGAGGACTGCCACATGGCTGGGCACGGGGTTCTGCGGGCGGTGCCCGGAGGCGTGGACGAGCCGGTCGCGGAAGGCGAGGCCCGTGGCGATGACCATCTCCATCCGCTCCAGCATCTCGTTGTGCGATGCCGCGAGCAGGGCGCGGTGGAAGGCGAGGTCCGCGTCTACCGCCTCGTCGCCGACCTCGGAGGCCTGCGTCATCGCGTCGATCGCGTCGTCCAGCGCGGCGAGGTCCGCGTCGGTGCGGCGCTCCGCCGCGAGCCGTACGGCCGCCGGTTCGACGATGCCCCGCACCTCGCCGAGGTCACGCAGCAGGGGGTTGCCGGCGCCCGCGTCCGGGCCCTCGGCCGACTCGAACTGCCAGCGCAGCACGTCCGCGTCGAGGAAGTGCCAGTCGGCACGCGGCCGTACGAACGTGCCGCGCTTCTGGCGCGCGTCGACCATGCCCTTGGCGGCGAGCACCTTCAGCGATTCGCGCAACGCGGTGAGGCTGACGCCGAGTTCGCTCTGGAGCGCACCCAGGTCGAGCGTGTCGCCCTCACCGATGCGGCCGCTCAGCACCCGGTGTGCGATGGTCTCGACGGTCTGGCCGTGCACCCCTCGCCGCGCGTAACCCGACATTCCCTGGCCTTCTCTCATGGTCGATCCACCCGCCCCGTGATCTCGGGCCTGCGTTCGGCCCGGCACCCCGCTCCCCCGGTTCCCCCGTCATGCCGAGGACTTCATGACGCTCCATCCCCCGTCCACGAGCAGACTCGCTCCCGTGACGTACGACGCCTCGGGCGAGGCCAGGTACGCGATCGCGGAGGCGACCTCCTGCGGTGTGCCGAACCGGCCGGCCGCGGTCTCCGCGACGCTGGCTGCCCTCTCATCCTCCGGCACGCGGTCCCACAACCCGGTGAGGACCGGTCCCGGCAGCACGGTGTTGAACCGCACCTGTGGTCCGTACTCGACCGTCAACTGACCGCTCAGCGACAGCAGTCCGCCCTTCGCCGCCGCATACGCGGGGTGCCCGGGGATCCCACGGTGTGCGTGTACGGAGGAGACGAGGACGACGGCTCCGCCCACGGCCCGCAGATCGGCCAGGCAGGCGCGCACGCCGAGGTAGGCGGCGGTCAGCCCGACGTTGATCTGCCGGTTCCAGGATTCCGGCGTCGTCTCGTGCGCGGGGGCGAGTTCGACCTTCACCGCGTTGCTCACCAGGACGCCGACGGGCCCGTAGGCGTGGGCGGATTCGAGGATGCGCCGCCAGCCGTCCTCGCTTCCCACG
It contains:
- a CDS encoding SDR family NAD(P)-dependent oxidoreductase, producing MTGPTEHPATGPETGATGTSELPGTTQDAPAVAESGAAAPAARFRGLTAVVTGAASGIGAATAQRLAEEGAAVVVADVDEQRGAQVAKDIRGSGGDAVFVRADVGSEDGWRRILESAHAYGPVGVLVSNAVKVELAPAHETTPESWNRQINVGLTAAYLGVRACLADLRAVGGAVVLVSSVHAHRGIPGHPAYAAAKGGLLSLSGQLTVEYGPQVRFNTVLPGPVLTGLWDRVPEDERAASVAETAAGRFGTPQEVASAIAYLASPEASYVTGASLLVDGGWSVMKSSA
- a CDS encoding FadR/GntR family transcriptional regulator; the encoded protein is MSGYARRGVHGQTVETIAHRVLSGRIGEGDTLDLGALQSELGVSLTALRESLKVLAAKGMVDARQKRGTFVRPRADWHFLDADVLRWQFESAEGPDAGAGNPLLRDLGEVRGIVEPAAVRLAAERRTDADLAALDDAIDAMTQASEVGDEAVDADLAFHRALLAASHNEMLERMEMVIATGLAFRDRLVHASGHRPQNPVPSHVAVLDAVRARDADGAEAAMRALLDQSAKDLDKIRREGDG
- a CDS encoding DUF397 domain-containing protein → MNTEQHKAGSGELRWFKSSHSGSDGGDCLEVAAGAGTVHVRDSKCAQGPVLSVPSQQWTTFVGFVADAARR
- a CDS encoding helix-turn-helix domain-containing protein; its protein translation is MGGTNGKQTGKRNDDRPSIWVGYGKLLKLFRENARLTQEELAERISYSHESVASVEQGRRPAKAPFTAAAERVLEAGGALHVLQEEVDFAKLPAFFRDFVLIEMEAVSRSSYDPQLVPGLLQTEDYARTVFEGRCPPLEDEVVEQHVDARLNRQRLLTKRPAVNFSFVIEEAALRNPLGTPESMRHQIDHLLTQGRLRNVEIQVMPLGRGFHPGLNGPMVLIETGEHQHFGYFESQGIGHVVSDRAHVSTFSLRYGKLRSMALNIRESTAFIEQLAGEL